The Pseudomonas solani genome segment CGCTGTTCGCCGCCGACACGATCGACGCGGACGACTTCGTCGACGAAGCCAGTGCCGGCGGCATCGCCGAGATCGAGGGCGGCAAGCTGGCACTGGAGAAATCCTCCTCGGCCAGCGTCAAGACCTTCGCCCAGCAGATGATCGACGACCACGGCGCGGCCAACCGCGAGCTGGCGGTACTGGCCCGCGAGAAGAAGCTGGAGGTGGCCACCGAAGCCGAACTGATGAGCAAGGCCAAGGCCCTGATCCTCAAGCTGCGTGACGGTGAGAACTTCGACGAGGCCTATGCCAACAACCAGGTGGCGGCCCACGAGAAGACCATCGAGCTGTTCAAGGAAGCCGCCGCTTCGGATGACAAGGAAATCGCCGCCTGGGCCACCAAGACCCTGCCCAAGCTCGAGCATCACCTGCAGATGGCCCGCGACCTCGCCGCCACCCACAAGAAGCCCTGATGCAGCGGTAGGGGTGGATGCCGATAGTGGCGTCCACCTCCGCTGCTCCAACCGGGGCTCCGCTGGTGGACAAAAAGAGCGTTGTCCACCCTTGTATCTCGACTAACTACCCCTTCAGGGGTAATAGTTCCCGACTGATCATCGGGGGAGGGGCTGGAAGTCGTGTCCACCCTTAGGCCCTGAGCCTGCGACGTAGATAGTGCTCCGCCCCTCCACACTCACTCGAACAGCCCGAACGGTATCTTGAGCCCAGAGCTCGCATTCACAAGGTTGGGCCGGGTGCAGTGATGATCGCATTTGGAACGATCAGGAGGAGCACACATGCCCAGTGTCATTGGTGTCGACATTGCCAAGCACACGTTCGATATCGCCACCCTGCAGGCGAACGGCAAGTACCGCACCAAGGCCAAGTTGGCCAACAGCGAGGCGGGCTTTCGCACGCTGCAGGAGTGGCTGAACAAGCACAGCGAGGCGGGTGCCTGGGTCGTGATGGAAGCCACCGGCATCCACCATGAAGCCCTGGCCGAATGGCTGCTGGAACAGAACTATCGGGTCTGCGTC includes the following:
- a CDS encoding DUF4142 domain-containing protein, which translates into the protein MRFARLALPALLCASLSAPLFAADTIDADDFVDEASAGGIAEIEGGKLALEKSSSASVKTFAQQMIDDHGAANRELAVLAREKKLEVATEAELMSKAKALILKLRDGENFDEAYANNQVAAHEKTIELFKEAAASDDKEIAAWATKTLPKLEHHLQMARDLAATHKKP